In one Microbacterium invictum genomic region, the following are encoded:
- a CDS encoding NUDIX domain-containing protein gives MTGVSPEIRVSAGVVTDAAGRALLVRKTGTRLFMNPGGKPEPGENAAETLVRELHEELGLTVTAASLHPLGTFRTAAANEPGHDVVADAFRLEIDPAAAAPRSEIAEARWIRPEDAAATPLAPLCVVLLPLVWGADYRP, from the coding sequence GTGACCGGCGTCTCGCCCGAGATCCGCGTCAGCGCAGGGGTGGTGACGGATGCCGCGGGGCGGGCGCTCCTGGTGCGCAAGACCGGCACGCGGCTGTTCATGAACCCCGGCGGCAAGCCCGAACCCGGTGAGAACGCCGCGGAGACCCTCGTGCGCGAGCTTCACGAAGAGCTCGGACTCACCGTCACCGCCGCGTCCCTGCATCCGCTCGGAACCTTCCGCACCGCTGCAGCCAACGAACCCGGACACGACGTCGTCGCCGACGCGTTCCGGCTCGAGATCGATCCGGCCGCCGCCGCGCCCCGCTCCGAGATCGCCGAGGCCCGCTGGATCAGGCCCGAGGATGCCGCCGCGACACCGCTCGCTCCGCTGTGCGTCGTGCTCCTGCCCCTCGTCTGGGGCGCGGACTACAGGCCCTGA
- a CDS encoding glucosamine-6-phosphate deaminase, translating to MAEVVIVESADAAGALVAAEILRLIGENPRTVLGLATGSTPLPVYRALREKTAGVDLSGIRGFALDEYVGLAPDHPESYASVIGREVVEPLGLDPSLVHVPDGDPARIAVAGEEYERAIEDAGGVDLQILGIGTDGHLGFNEPGSSFASRTRVKTLTAQTRRDNARFFPSPDDVPRHCITQGLGTILRARHLVLLAFGGGKAAAVAGAVEGPLTASLPASAIQLHPHATVVVDEAAASQLRLAEYYRYAWENKPDAQGL from the coding sequence TTGGCTGAGGTCGTCATCGTCGAAAGCGCCGACGCCGCCGGCGCCCTCGTCGCCGCCGAGATCCTCCGGCTCATCGGTGAGAATCCCCGGACCGTTCTGGGGCTCGCCACGGGCTCGACGCCTCTCCCGGTCTACCGGGCGCTGCGCGAGAAGACTGCAGGGGTCGACCTCTCCGGCATACGGGGCTTCGCACTCGACGAGTACGTCGGGCTCGCACCGGACCACCCCGAGAGCTACGCGTCGGTCATCGGCCGCGAGGTCGTCGAACCGCTCGGCCTCGATCCGTCACTCGTCCACGTACCCGACGGCGACCCCGCGCGGATCGCCGTCGCGGGGGAGGAGTACGAGCGGGCGATCGAGGACGCCGGCGGCGTCGATCTGCAGATCCTCGGCATCGGCACCGACGGCCATCTCGGGTTCAACGAGCCCGGCTCGTCCTTCGCGTCGCGGACCCGGGTGAAGACCCTGACCGCCCAGACCCGCCGCGACAACGCGCGATTCTTCCCGAGCCCCGACGACGTGCCGCGCCACTGCATCACCCAGGGGCTCGGGACGATCCTGCGTGCGCGGCACCTCGTCCTGCTCGCGTTCGGTGGGGGCAAGGCCGCGGCCGTCGCGGGGGCCGTCGAGGGTCCGCTGACGGCGTCGCTGCCGGCCTCGGCGATCCAGCTGCACCCGCATGCCACGGTCGTCGTGGATGAGGCGGCGGCGTCGCAGCTGCGACTGGCCGAGTACTACCGGTACGCCTGGGAGAACAAGCCCGACGCTCAGGGCCTGTAG
- a CDS encoding ROK family protein, which yields MRVGLDVGGTKTEAVALDDAGGVVARVRRPTTLGPDGVIASILAAVDEVAARSGGRATSVGIGMPGQIVPGSGVVSHAVNLGVRSLDVAAILGATLGVPVDVENDVKAAALGAAVLRVSAPSPAPGGVEPGLAYLNLGTGVAAGLVTGGAVWRGARGAAGEIGHLSVDPAGPRCRCGQRGCIEALAGGRAIAERWGRPAALPVAEVFDAAEAGGVDGADRALAGALRDDLVRGVAAAVRVLVLTADVDVVVLGGGLTALGDRLVAPVRAALRRSGETSPFLRSLHLDERIELLPAGSPAAALGAALLGAERGEEVLSVG from the coding sequence ATGCGGGTCGGACTGGATGTCGGGGGCACCAAGACCGAGGCGGTGGCCCTGGATGACGCCGGAGGCGTCGTCGCACGGGTCCGCCGCCCCACCACCCTCGGGCCCGACGGTGTGATCGCGTCGATCCTCGCCGCGGTCGATGAGGTCGCGGCGCGATCCGGCGGTCGTGCCACCTCGGTTGGGATCGGGATGCCGGGGCAGATCGTCCCCGGATCGGGCGTCGTCTCGCACGCGGTCAACCTCGGGGTGCGCTCGCTCGATGTCGCCGCGATCCTCGGCGCCACCCTCGGCGTGCCGGTCGACGTCGAGAACGACGTCAAGGCCGCAGCCCTGGGTGCTGCCGTGCTCCGAGTCTCCGCGCCCTCTCCCGCGCCCGGCGGCGTGGAGCCGGGGCTGGCGTACCTCAACCTCGGCACCGGCGTGGCGGCGGGACTGGTCACCGGCGGTGCCGTCTGGCGTGGCGCGCGCGGTGCGGCCGGCGAGATCGGGCACCTCAGCGTCGATCCCGCAGGCCCACGGTGCCGGTGCGGTCAACGCGGGTGCATCGAAGCGCTCGCCGGAGGACGCGCCATCGCCGAACGGTGGGGACGACCCGCCGCGCTCCCGGTCGCCGAGGTCTTCGACGCCGCCGAGGCCGGGGGAGTCGACGGCGCCGACCGCGCCCTGGCCGGCGCGCTGCGCGACGACCTCGTGCGCGGTGTGGCGGCGGCCGTGCGCGTGCTGGTCCTCACCGCCGACGTCGACGTCGTCGTGCTCGGCGGTGGGCTCACCGCTCTTGGCGACCGGCTCGTCGCGCCGGTGCGTGCGGCGCTCCGGCGAAGCGGCGAGACCTCGCCGTTCCTGCGGTCGCTGCACCTCGACGAGCGGATCGAACTGCTTCCGGCCGGCTCGCCGGCCGCCGCGCTCGGTGCGGCTCTGCTGGGCGCCGAGCGGGGCGAGGAGGTGCTGAGCGTTGGCTGA
- a CDS encoding carbohydrate ABC transporter permease has protein sequence MTTLTPSRRLGSPRLRRRVGSVLAALAGLFVFACSVFPVYWMVNTSLQPNGQVRGSTLRLWPENLTFDNYLGVIFDHDRAPFLPALGNSLAVTLLTVAVSLVFAFLAALAVTRFRFRSRAAFIVTILIIQMIPAEALIISVFRLIDGWQLLNTVIGLTAVYLATVLPFTIWTLRGFVNGVPIELEEAAMIDGLSRSQAFWRVTFPLLAPGLVATGVFGFIQAWNEFVFALVLNPRPEAMTLPVWLRTFLDPNGGINWAELMAGSTLVSIPVVVFFLIVQSRMTSGLVSGAVKG, from the coding sequence GTGACAACGCTCACCCCCTCCCGGCGCCTCGGCTCGCCGCGGCTGCGCCGCCGCGTCGGATCCGTTCTCGCCGCCCTGGCCGGCCTCTTCGTCTTCGCCTGCTCGGTGTTCCCGGTGTACTGGATGGTCAACACCTCGCTGCAGCCGAACGGCCAGGTGCGCGGGAGCACGCTGCGTCTGTGGCCCGAGAACCTCACCTTCGACAACTACCTCGGTGTGATCTTCGACCACGACCGCGCGCCGTTCCTCCCCGCGCTCGGGAACTCCCTCGCGGTGACCCTTCTCACGGTGGCCGTCTCGCTGGTCTTCGCGTTCCTCGCCGCGCTCGCCGTCACCCGGTTCCGGTTCCGCAGCCGCGCGGCGTTCATCGTGACGATCCTCATCATCCAGATGATCCCCGCCGAGGCGCTCATCATCTCGGTGTTCCGTCTCATCGACGGGTGGCAGCTGCTCAACACCGTCATCGGTCTCACCGCGGTCTACCTCGCCACCGTGCTGCCCTTCACGATCTGGACCCTCCGCGGGTTCGTCAACGGCGTGCCGATCGAACTCGAGGAAGCGGCGATGATCGACGGTCTGAGCCGGTCGCAGGCGTTCTGGCGCGTGACCTTCCCGCTCCTCGCGCCCGGCCTCGTCGCCACCGGCGTGTTCGGGTTCATCCAGGCCTGGAACGAGTTCGTCTTCGCCCTCGTGCTCAACCCGCGCCCCGAGGCGATGACTCTGCCGGTGTGGCTGCGCACGTTCCTCGACCCCAACGGCGGCATCAACTGGGCCGAGCTCATGGCGGGGTCGACGCTCGTGTCGATCCCCGTGGTGGTGTTCTTCCTGATCGTGCAGAGCCGGATGACCTCGGGCCTGGTGTCGGGGGCGGTGAAGGGCTGA
- a CDS encoding sugar ABC transporter permease: MSTLRSDVSPAVSAVDGERLVAPTPPPSTGRRRTLRPGTLTPYALLTPALIVLAAITGWPLVQLVIMSFQEFGRAQVFGAPPEFIGLANYIGILTDPQFWQVLARSLVFAAVCVVATMTLGILIALLMRRLGAVIRTLVSVGLLLAWAMPPLSATIVWGWIFDTQYGVLNQVLSQVFGLTQFAGHSWLIEPLSFFFVATIIIVWGAIPFVAFTVYAGLTQVPDEVLEAAQLDGAGAAQRFFLVVVPFIRPILVVVTILQVIWDLRVFTQIYALQSIGGLAEQTNTLGVYIYRVSLGAGDFGVGGAISVIVVLLLVALSIFYVRRNLREESL, translated from the coding sequence ATGTCGACGCTTCGCAGCGACGTCAGCCCTGCGGTCAGCGCCGTCGACGGCGAACGACTCGTCGCCCCGACTCCGCCGCCGAGCACCGGCCGGCGCCGCACACTCCGCCCCGGCACCCTGACCCCGTACGCCCTCCTGACGCCGGCGCTGATCGTGCTCGCCGCGATCACCGGGTGGCCACTCGTGCAGCTGGTCATCATGTCGTTCCAGGAGTTCGGCCGCGCCCAGGTCTTCGGCGCCCCGCCGGAGTTCATCGGCCTGGCCAACTACATCGGCATCCTCACCGATCCGCAGTTCTGGCAGGTGCTCGCCCGGTCGCTGGTGTTCGCGGCGGTGTGCGTCGTGGCGACGATGACGCTCGGCATCCTCATCGCCCTCCTCATGCGGCGCCTCGGCGCCGTCATCCGCACCCTCGTCTCGGTCGGGCTGCTGCTGGCCTGGGCAATGCCGCCGCTGTCGGCGACGATCGTCTGGGGCTGGATCTTCGACACCCAGTACGGGGTGCTGAACCAGGTGCTCTCCCAGGTGTTCGGTCTCACGCAGTTCGCCGGGCACTCGTGGCTCATCGAGCCGCTCAGCTTCTTTTTCGTCGCGACCATCATCATCGTCTGGGGCGCGATCCCCTTCGTCGCGTTCACGGTCTACGCCGGTCTCACCCAGGTGCCCGACGAGGTGCTCGAGGCCGCGCAGCTCGACGGCGCGGGGGCCGCCCAGCGCTTCTTCCTCGTGGTGGTCCCCTTCATCCGCCCGATCCTCGTCGTCGTGACGATCCTGCAGGTGATCTGGGACCTGCGGGTGTTCACGCAGATCTACGCCCTGCAGTCGATCGGGGGCCTCGCCGAGCAGACCAACACCCTCGGCGTGTACATCTACCGGGTCTCGCTCGGTGCCGGCGACTTCGGCGTGGGCGGGGCGATCTCGGTGATCGTCGTCCTGCTGCTGGTGGCCCTGTCGATCTTCTACGTCCGACGAAACCTCCGGGAGGAGTCGCTGTGA